A genomic region of Hydrogenovibrio crunogenus contains the following coding sequences:
- a CDS encoding type II secretion system protein N, producing the protein MANIFLKSQESLSRSMLIFGVILCAWASGSLIAVNFKTITTPMIPTLSIKKPTETVTGSPSYLMGTEASDTGLSDSHSTDNMPLTRLNLKLIGLVNLGSKGVALIQSSQTTYVVSKGEEFLNDLQLQDIGERYVILKNRGQLEKLLLEDNAKDMVSTSTKTTRSGSVSAIQQKQLKNIGTQLKQSPLILSQLLSFKIIERNGGWQGIQVWPKSDKALFKALGFQAGDVVTHINGKSIKEIVQNQASWKRLTTLTKFELIVKRKNETKTLQVTLD; encoded by the coding sequence GTGGCAAATATCTTTCTCAAATCTCAAGAAAGCCTATCAAGAAGTATGCTCATATTCGGTGTCATTCTGTGTGCTTGGGCTTCAGGCAGTTTGATTGCTGTTAATTTCAAAACCATCACAACGCCAATGATTCCTACACTCTCCATAAAAAAGCCAACAGAAACTGTCACTGGTTCTCCTTCTTATTTAATGGGAACGGAAGCTTCTGATACAGGTTTAAGCGATTCCCATTCAACTGATAATATGCCGTTAACTCGACTGAATTTAAAGCTGATTGGTCTAGTGAATTTAGGGAGCAAAGGGGTGGCGTTAATTCAGTCTTCACAAACCACTTACGTGGTGAGTAAAGGAGAAGAGTTTTTAAATGACTTGCAGTTGCAAGATATTGGAGAGCGATACGTCATTCTAAAAAATAGAGGCCAGTTGGAAAAGCTGTTATTGGAAGATAATGCAAAAGATATGGTTTCAACATCCACAAAAACAACTCGTTCTGGTTCCGTATCAGCAATTCAGCAAAAGCAGTTGAAAAACATAGGCACTCAATTAAAACAGTCACCTTTAATCCTATCCCAACTTTTATCTTTTAAAATAATTGAACGAAATGGTGGCTGGCAAGGCATTCAGGTTTGGCCAAAATCTGATAAAGCCCTCTTTAAAGCATTGGGCTTTCAGGCGGGAGATGTGGTTACCCATATCAATGGTAAAAGCATTAAAGAAATCGTTCAAAATCAAGCTTCCTGGAAACGTTTAACCACGTTGACAAAATTTGAGTTGATCGTTAAACGTAAGAATGAAACTAAAACCCTACAGGTAACCCTGGATTAA
- a CDS encoding phosphoglycerate kinase, with protein MSVIKMSDLNLAGKRVLIREDLNVPVKDGKVTSDARIRASLPTIKMAAEAGAKVMLMSHLGRPTEGEYAEEFSLAPVAADLSAKLGKEVRIIKDYLGGDFEVAEGEVVLLENVRFNVGEKKNDEALSKQYAALCDVYVMDAFGTAHRAQASTHGAGAFAETACAGPLLAAELEALGKALNNPARPMVAIVGGSKVSTKLTVLESLSEKVDQLVVGGGIANTFIEAAGYNVGKSLSESDLVPTCKKLNEIMEARGAAIPLASDVVCGKEFSETAAAETKNVSEVADDDMIFDIGPDSADELATIIKNAGTVVWNGPVGVFEFDQFGEGTKAISMAIAESSAFSIAGGGDTLAAIDKYDIADKVSYISTGGGAFLEFLEGKKLPAVEMLEKAAAK; from the coding sequence ATGTCTGTTATTAAGATGTCTGATCTGAACTTAGCTGGTAAGCGTGTATTAATCCGTGAAGATTTAAACGTGCCTGTTAAAGACGGTAAAGTAACTTCTGATGCGCGTATCCGTGCTTCATTGCCAACCATTAAAATGGCTGCTGAAGCAGGTGCAAAAGTAATGTTAATGTCTCATCTGGGTCGTCCTACTGAAGGTGAGTACGCAGAAGAGTTCTCTCTAGCACCTGTTGCGGCTGATTTGTCAGCTAAGTTAGGCAAAGAAGTGCGTATCATTAAAGATTACCTTGGTGGTGACTTTGAAGTGGCAGAAGGTGAAGTGGTTCTTTTGGAAAACGTACGTTTCAACGTGGGTGAAAAGAAGAATGATGAAGCGCTTTCTAAGCAGTATGCCGCTCTTTGTGATGTCTATGTAATGGATGCGTTCGGTACGGCTCACCGTGCACAAGCGTCAACACATGGTGCCGGTGCCTTTGCTGAAACGGCTTGTGCAGGTCCTTTATTGGCGGCTGAACTAGAAGCATTAGGTAAAGCATTGAACAATCCAGCACGACCAATGGTTGCCATTGTGGGTGGTTCTAAAGTTTCAACGAAACTAACAGTTCTTGAGTCTCTTTCTGAGAAAGTTGATCAGTTGGTTGTTGGTGGTGGTATTGCAAATACCTTCATCGAAGCAGCTGGGTACAATGTTGGTAAATCATTATCTGAATCTGATCTTGTTCCAACCTGTAAGAAGTTGAATGAAATCATGGAAGCACGTGGTGCAGCGATTCCATTGGCGTCAGATGTAGTTTGCGGTAAAGAGTTTTCAGAAACTGCTGCTGCAGAAACAAAAAATGTTTCAGAAGTCGCTGATGATGACATGATTTTTGATATCGGACCTGATTCAGCTGATGAATTGGCTACGATTATTAAAAACGCTGGAACAGTCGTTTGGAACGGTCCAGTAGGTGTATTCGAGTTTGATCAATTCGGTGAAGGAACTAAGGCGATCTCTATGGCGATTGCAGAATCTTCTGCATTCTCTATTGCAGGTGGGGGTGATACATTAGCTGCCATCGATAAGTATGACATTGCAGACAAAGTTTCTTATATCTCAACGGGTGGGGGTGCTTTCTTGGAATTCCTAGAAGGTAAAAAGCTACCTGCTGTTGAAATGTTAGAAAAAGCAGCTGCAAAGTAA
- the gap gene encoding type I glyceraldehyde-3-phosphate dehydrogenase produces MTIKVGINGFGRIGRMAFRAAAKDFANIEVVAINDLLDPEYLAYMLKYDSVHGRFDGTVEVKDGNLVVNGKTIRITAERNPADLAWSDVGADLVIECTGFFLTEESCQAHIEAGAKKVVQSAPSKDHTPMFVYGVNHDEYAGQAIVSAASCTTNGLAPVAKVLNDNFGIKRGLMTTVHAATATQKTVDGPSMKDWRGGRGILENIIPSSTGAAKAVGKVLPALNGKLTGMAFRVPTSDVSVVDLTVELEKDASYDDICAAMKKASEGEMAGVLGYTEEANVSTDFRGDSHPSIFDAKAGIALDPTFVKVVAWYDNEYGYTCNMMRVVEHVGSK; encoded by the coding sequence ATGACTATTAAAGTTGGTATTAACGGTTTTGGCCGTATCGGTCGTATGGCTTTCCGCGCAGCAGCAAAAGATTTTGCAAACATTGAAGTTGTTGCAATTAACGATCTTCTAGATCCTGAATACCTAGCTTATATGCTGAAGTATGATTCTGTTCACGGACGTTTTGACGGAACAGTTGAAGTAAAAGACGGGAACCTAGTTGTTAACGGTAAAACAATCCGTATCACAGCTGAGCGTAACCCTGCTGACCTAGCTTGGTCTGATGTAGGTGCTGACCTAGTAATCGAATGTACTGGTTTCTTCCTAACTGAAGAATCTTGCCAGGCGCATATCGAAGCGGGTGCGAAAAAAGTGGTTCAATCTGCTCCTTCTAAAGATCACACCCCAATGTTCGTTTATGGTGTTAACCATGATGAATATGCCGGTCAAGCAATCGTTTCTGCTGCTTCTTGTACAACAAATGGTTTGGCTCCAGTGGCTAAAGTATTGAATGATAATTTCGGTATCAAGCGTGGTTTGATGACGACTGTTCATGCTGCAACAGCAACTCAAAAAACAGTTGATGGTCCTTCTATGAAAGACTGGCGTGGTGGTCGTGGTATTCTTGAAAATATCATCCCTTCTTCTACAGGTGCTGCTAAAGCGGTAGGTAAAGTATTACCAGCGCTTAACGGTAAGTTGACAGGTATGGCTTTCCGTGTACCAACTTCTGATGTTTCTGTTGTTGATCTAACAGTCGAACTAGAAAAAGACGCTTCTTATGACGACATTTGTGCGGCAATGAAGAAAGCTTCTGAAGGTGAAATGGCGGGCGTTCTTGGTTACACAGAAGAAGCGAACGTTTCAACTGACTTCCGTGGTGATTCTCACCCATCTATCTTCGACGCTAAAGCAGGTATCGCACTAGATCCTACTTTCGTTAAAGTCGTTGCATGGTATGACAACGAGTATGGTTATACATGTAACATGATGCGTGTTGTTGAGCATGTAGGTAGCAAGTAA
- the fba gene encoding class II fructose-bisphosphate aldolase (catalyzes the reversible aldol condensation of dihydroxyacetonephosphate and glyceraldehyde 3-phosphate in the Calvin cycle, glycolysis, and/or gluconeogenesis) gives MAMITLRELMDYAAENNFGMPAFNVNNMEQVRAIMRAADACNSPVILQGSAGARKYAGEPMLRHLIEGAVEMFPHIPVVMHQDHGSDEGVCLRAIQSGFTSVMMDGSLQSDMKTPASYEYNRDITAAVVKMAHAGGVTVEGELGCLGSLETGMMGEEDGHGSDEKLDADALLTDPEEAAQFVRETNVDCLAVAVGTSHGAYKFTSKPSDDVLRIDRIREIHERIPDTHIVMHGSSSVPEEWLETINNFGGDMGQTYGVPVDAIVEGIKYGVRKVNIDTDLRMASTGAVRQHLEENKSNFDPRKFLKAAEDAMMGICKARFEAFGCAGHADKIKSLGLEEMQARYANGSLDQKVN, from the coding sequence ATGGCGATGATTACACTTCGTGAATTAATGGACTACGCAGCAGAAAACAACTTTGGTATGCCTGCGTTTAACGTAAACAACATGGAACAAGTTCGTGCAATCATGCGTGCTGCTGATGCTTGTAACTCTCCAGTTATCCTTCAAGGGTCAGCTGGTGCGCGTAAGTATGCGGGTGAGCCAATGCTTCGTCACCTAATCGAAGGTGCGGTTGAAATGTTCCCTCACATTCCAGTTGTTATGCACCAAGACCACGGTTCGGATGAAGGTGTATGTCTACGTGCCATCCAGTCTGGTTTCACTTCTGTTATGATGGACGGTTCTTTGCAGTCTGATATGAAGACTCCTGCTTCTTATGAATATAACCGTGATATCACAGCGGCTGTTGTAAAAATGGCTCATGCTGGTGGTGTAACTGTTGAAGGTGAGCTAGGTTGCCTAGGTTCTCTTGAGACTGGAATGATGGGTGAAGAAGATGGTCACGGTTCTGATGAGAAGCTTGATGCAGACGCGCTACTAACGGATCCGGAAGAAGCAGCTCAATTTGTTAGAGAAACAAACGTTGACTGTCTAGCTGTTGCTGTGGGGACTTCTCACGGTGCTTACAAGTTTACTTCTAAGCCTTCTGATGATGTACTACGTATCGACCGTATCCGTGAAATCCACGAGCGTATTCCTGATACTCACATCGTAATGCACGGTTCATCTTCTGTTCCAGAAGAGTGGTTGGAAACAATCAACAACTTCGGTGGTGACATGGGTCAAACTTATGGTGTACCTGTTGATGCAATCGTTGAAGGGATCAAGTATGGTGTTCGTAAAGTAAACATCGATACTGATTTACGTATGGCTTCTACTGGTGCGGTTCGTCAGCATTTAGAAGAAAACAAGTCTAACTTTGATCCTCGTAAGTTCTTGAAAGCAGCTGAAGATGCAATGATGGGAATCTGTAAAGCACGTTTTGAAGCATTTGGTTGTGCAGGACATGCTGATAAGATCAAATCATTAGGTCTTGAAGAAATGCAAGCGCGTTACGCGAATGGTTCATTGGATCAAAAAGTAAACTAA
- the pyk gene encoding pyruvate kinase — protein sequence MPSGLRRTKIVATLGPATDRDGELEKMIKEGVDVVRINMSHGNPSEHIERAQNVRDIAARLDREVGILVDLQGPKIRIARFSEGSIFLEQGDKFSLDNNVDPLAGNQKEVGLTYKSLPYDVKSGDRLLLDDGRVVLDVDNVEGERVNCTVVVGGKLSNNKGINLHGGGLSAAALTEKDKEDILTAAEIQCDYLALSFPRSAEDVEYCRSLAEKAGLVCSIVSKIERAEAVNDDFTLDSIILASDVIMIARGDLGVEVGDAQLPALQKKMIKRARQLNRITITATQMMETMIENAIPTRAEVFDVANAVMDGTDAVMLSGETATGHSPNLVIKTMSEIAHEAEKSRSTRESTHRIDEFFTAVDETIAMSAMYAANHFGVQCIAALTESGNTPLLMSRISSGIPIIALTPHIDTRRKVTLYRGVYPTSVDYTGLNDDEVQDRILEELKEKGVAKSGDLIVVTRGQSRGTMGGTNQMEIVKVP from the coding sequence ATGCCATCTGGTTTAAGAAGAACAAAAATTGTTGCAACGTTGGGTCCAGCAACGGACAGAGACGGTGAGTTAGAAAAAATGATTAAAGAAGGGGTTGATGTTGTACGCATCAACATGTCTCACGGAAACCCTTCAGAACATATTGAAAGAGCGCAGAATGTTCGTGACATCGCTGCGCGATTAGATCGCGAAGTCGGGATTTTAGTCGATCTTCAAGGTCCTAAAATCCGTATTGCCCGCTTTTCAGAAGGCAGTATTTTTCTGGAGCAAGGCGACAAATTTTCATTAGATAATAATGTTGATCCTTTAGCCGGTAACCAAAAAGAAGTTGGCCTGACGTATAAGAGTCTGCCATATGATGTTAAATCGGGTGATCGTCTATTATTAGATGATGGCCGTGTGGTTTTGGATGTTGATAATGTTGAAGGCGAGCGTGTCAACTGTACCGTTGTTGTTGGTGGTAAATTATCAAACAACAAAGGTATCAACCTACATGGTGGTGGACTGTCAGCTGCTGCTCTGACAGAAAAAGATAAAGAAGACATCCTGACGGCGGCTGAAATTCAGTGTGACTATTTAGCATTGTCTTTTCCAAGAAGTGCTGAAGATGTAGAGTACTGTCGTTCACTGGCAGAAAAAGCTGGCCTAGTTTGCAGTATCGTGTCCAAAATTGAACGTGCGGAAGCTGTTAATGATGATTTCACTCTGGATAGCATTATTCTAGCCTCTGATGTGATTATGATTGCTCGTGGTGATCTAGGGGTTGAAGTAGGTGATGCACAGCTACCTGCGCTGCAAAAGAAAATGATTAAGCGTGCACGTCAGCTGAATCGTATTACCATTACAGCCACACAGATGATGGAAACGATGATTGAAAATGCGATTCCGACCCGTGCTGAAGTTTTTGACGTTGCCAATGCGGTAATGGATGGTACGGATGCGGTCATGTTGTCTGGTGAAACGGCAACGGGTCACTCTCCGAATCTGGTCATTAAAACGATGTCTGAAATCGCACATGAAGCTGAAAAATCAAGAAGCACACGTGAATCGACCCATCGTATTGATGAATTCTTTACAGCAGTCGATGAGACAATTGCGATGTCTGCCATGTATGCTGCGAACCACTTTGGTGTACAGTGTATAGCTGCTTTGACTGAATCTGGTAATACGCCACTATTGATGTCGCGTATCAGCTCTGGGATTCCGATCATCGCTTTGACACCGCATATCGATACGCGTCGTAAAGTGACTTTGTACCGTGGTGTATATCCGACAAGCGTTGACTATACAGGTCTGAATGATGATGAAGTACAAGATCGTATTTTGGAAGAATTGAAAGAAAAAGGTGTGGCTAAATCAGGTGACCTGATTGTGGTGACACGTGGTCAATCACGTGGAACAATGGGCGGCACAAACCAAATGGAAATCGTTAAAGTTCCTTAG